The Phyllostomus discolor isolate MPI-MPIP mPhyDis1 chromosome 4, mPhyDis1.pri.v3, whole genome shotgun sequence genome window below encodes:
- the LOC114495329 gene encoding LOW QUALITY PROTEIN: heterogeneous nuclear ribonucleoprotein A1-like (The sequence of the model RefSeq protein was modified relative to this genomic sequence to represent the inferred CDS: substituted 1 base at 1 genomic stop codon), with translation MSKSESCKEPKQQWKLFIGGLSFTATNESLRSHSEPTGMLRNXMVMKDPNSKVSRGPGFVTYATVEEMATAMNARPQDVDGRVVEQKRAISREDSQRPCSHLTVTKRFVSGIKEDTDKHHLRDYFEQYEKIEAIEITNDQGSGKKRFAFVTFDDHASADKIVTQKYHTVSGHNCEVRKDISKQEMASASSSQKGPSGSGNFGGGCGGGFGGKDSFGHRGNFSGRGGFGGSCGGGGYGSSGDEYNGLGNDGSFGEGSSYNDFGNYNQFSNFGFMKGENFGGRSAGPCGGGGQYLAKPQNQAGYGGSSSSSSYGSGRRF, from the exons ATGTCTAAGTCAGAGTCTTGCAAAGAGCCCAAACAGCAGTGGAAGCTCTTTATTGGAGGTTTGAGCTTCACAGCAACTAATGAGAGTCTGAGGAGTCATTCTGAGCCAACGGGAATGCTCAGGAACTGAATGGTAATGAAAGATCCAAACAGCAAGGTCTCCAGAGGCCCTGGGTTTGTCACGTATGCCACTGTGGAGGAGATGGCTACAGCCATGAATGCAAGGCCACAGGATGTGGATGGAAGAGTTGTGGAACAAAAGAGGGCCATCTCAAGAGAAGATTCCCAAAGACCTTGTTCCCACTTAACTGTGACAAAGAGATTTGTCAGTGGTATTAAAGAAGACACTGACAAACATCACCTAAGAGATTATTTTGAACAGTATGAGAAAATTGAAGCGATTGAAATCACAAATGACCAAGGCAGTGGCAAAAAGAGATTTGCTTTTGTAACCTTTGATGATCATGCCTCTGCAGACAAGATTGTCACTCAGAAATACCATACTGTAAGTGGCCACAACTGTGAAGTAAGGAAAGACATATCTAAGCAAGAGATGGCTAGTGCTTCATCCAGCCAAAAAGGTCCAAGCGGTTCTGGAAACTTTGGAGGAGGTTGTGGAGGTGGTTTTGGCGGGAAAGACAGCTTTGGTCATAGAGGAAACTTCAGTGGTCGAGGTGGCTTTGGTGGcagctgtggtggtggtggataTGGCAGCAGTGGGGATGAGTATAATGGACTTGGTAATGATGGTAGTTTCGGAGAAGGCAGC AGCTACAATGATTTTGGCAATTACAATCAATTTTCAAATTTTGGATTCATGAAAGGAGAAAACTTTGGAGGCAGAAGCGCTGGCCCCTGTGGTGGTGGAGGACAGTACCTTGCTAAACCACAAAACCAAGCTGGCTACGGTGgttccagcagcagcagtagctATGGCAGTGGCAGAAGGTTTTAA